Proteins encoded within one genomic window of Flavobacterium gilvum:
- the galB gene encoding beta-galactosidase GalB, which produces MNRNKKMFSLHNCLSLVVCLMMGISMFSQNPAIKRMGSTETQSFDDNWLFSRFGLQANGLIKEEPKDLEAVTTNESDWEKLNLPHDWAIKGPFRIELRGETGKLPWKGIGWYRKHFTVPASDSGKEIFVDFDGAMANAKIYLNGNYVGTWPYGYNSFRMNLTPFLKFGQENILAVRLDTENWDSRWYPGAGIYRHVWLVKTNPVHVGHWGTYLTTPNITKEAADIRMIVKVDNVTDKTVKALVTTDLYEIDINDVPKIKVGSLFPSTIEIKPNGTAKSDTHSVLNNPKLWDLKTPNRYVAQTKVIVDGKVVDTYNTPFGIRTIEFTPRNGFLLNGKRVEIFGTCNHHDLGALGAAINTSALKRQLKMLKEMGCNSLRTSHNPPAPELLELADKMGFLVWDEAFDAWKKGKKKKDYNVIFDEWHEKDLVALVHRDRNHPSVFIWSIGNEVPDQQNVALTKRLADIMRREDPTRPVSNGYNDPDGGRSSGAVVALDIMGVNYFFSQQPKWDVDPRYEKKPTIGSETSSTVSSRGEYFFDDKYNKTSWQISSYDDAFPGWGCSPDTQFRTNAQFPHLLGEYVWTGFDYLGEPTPYNSDETNLLNFRTDPSKQAELEAKLAELQKSNPPSRSSYFGIIDLAGFPKDRYYIYKSHWRPDVPTAHILPHWNWSERVGKVVPVHVYTSGDEGELFLNGKSLGRKKMEAGKDFRLIWENVVYAPGELKVVCYKKGKVWATDVVKTTGEATKLKMTADRNEVLADDVDLVFVTVDVADKNGLVVPRSNQMVKFSVEGAGEIVATDNGDATSFVPFQSHERPAYNGKVLVIVKAKKDQKGQFTVKAESNGLQLASTVIRIK; this is translated from the coding sequence ATGAATAGGAACAAAAAGATGTTTTCGCTGCACAATTGCCTTTCACTAGTTGTCTGTCTGATGATGGGGATTTCAATGTTTTCTCAAAACCCTGCTATAAAAAGAATGGGTTCGACAGAAACACAATCATTTGATGATAATTGGCTTTTTTCACGATTTGGGCTACAAGCTAATGGATTGATTAAAGAAGAACCAAAAGACTTGGAAGCTGTTACTACCAATGAATCTGATTGGGAAAAATTGAATTTGCCTCACGATTGGGCTATAAAAGGACCTTTTAGAATTGAATTGAGAGGAGAAACCGGAAAATTGCCTTGGAAAGGGATAGGCTGGTACCGCAAACATTTTACTGTTCCAGCTTCTGACTCGGGAAAAGAAATTTTTGTTGATTTTGACGGAGCTATGGCAAATGCAAAAATCTATTTGAACGGAAATTATGTTGGAACTTGGCCTTATGGTTATAATTCTTTCCGAATGAATTTGACGCCATTTTTGAAATTCGGTCAAGAGAATATTTTAGCGGTTCGTTTGGATACCGAAAATTGGGATTCGCGTTGGTATCCTGGAGCAGGAATTTATCGTCATGTTTGGTTGGTTAAAACTAATCCGGTGCATGTAGGTCATTGGGGAACTTACCTAACGACTCCGAATATTACCAAAGAAGCCGCCGATATTCGAATGATTGTAAAGGTTGATAATGTTACAGACAAAACTGTAAAAGCTCTCGTTACTACTGATTTATATGAAATAGACATTAATGATGTGCCTAAGATAAAAGTAGGTTCATTATTTCCTTCAACAATTGAAATTAAACCAAATGGTACAGCAAAATCTGATACTCATTCAGTTTTGAACAATCCAAAACTGTGGGATTTAAAAACGCCAAATCGTTACGTTGCACAAACAAAAGTAATTGTTGACGGAAAAGTAGTGGATACCTACAATACACCTTTTGGTATTCGTACTATCGAATTCACACCAAGGAACGGATTCCTTTTGAACGGAAAAAGAGTAGAAATTTTTGGTACCTGTAACCACCACGATTTAGGTGCTTTGGGCGCAGCAATTAATACATCGGCATTAAAAAGACAATTGAAGATGTTGAAAGAAATGGGATGTAATTCACTTCGTACTTCCCACAATCCACCTGCTCCAGAGTTGTTGGAATTAGCAGATAAAATGGGTTTCCTTGTTTGGGATGAAGCTTTTGATGCCTGGAAAAAAGGAAAGAAAAAGAAAGATTATAACGTGATTTTTGATGAATGGCACGAAAAAGATTTAGTGGCATTAGTTCACAGAGATAGAAACCATCCTTCGGTATTTATCTGGTCAATTGGGAATGAAGTACCAGACCAACAAAACGTTGCATTGACAAAACGTTTGGCAGATATAATGCGCAGAGAAGATCCTACACGTCCTGTTTCAAACGGTTATAACGATCCTGATGGAGGACGTAGTTCGGGCGCAGTAGTCGCATTGGATATTATGGGGGTAAATTATTTCTTCAGCCAACAACCAAAATGGGATGTCGATCCAAGATATGAGAAAAAACCAACCATTGGCAGTGAAACATCTTCAACGGTGAGTTCTCGTGGCGAATATTTCTTTGATGATAAATACAATAAAACTTCTTGGCAAATTTCATCTTATGATGATGCTTTCCCGGGATGGGGTTGTTCGCCAGACACTCAATTCCGTACCAATGCTCAATTCCCTCATTTATTGGGAGAATATGTTTGGACTGGATTTGACTATTTGGGAGAACCAACTCCTTATAATTCTGATGAAACCAATTTATTAAACTTTAGAACAGACCCTTCAAAACAAGCGGAATTGGAAGCGAAATTAGCAGAATTACAAAAAAGCAATCCACCTTCCAGAAGCAGTTATTTTGGAATAATCGATTTGGCTGGTTTCCCAAAAGATCGTTATTACATCTATAAATCACACTGGAGACCAGATGTTCCTACAGCACATATACTTCCGCACTGGAATTGGAGCGAACGTGTTGGTAAGGTAGTTCCTGTGCATGTTTATACTTCTGGGGATGAGGGTGAATTATTCCTTAACGGAAAAAGCCTTGGAAGAAAGAAAATGGAAGCCGGAAAAGATTTTCGTTTGATTTGGGAAAATGTGGTTTACGCTCCGGGAGAACTAAAAGTGGTATGTTACAAAAAAGGAAAAGTATGGGCTACCGATGTGGTAAAAACTACAGGTGAAGCCACAAAACTTAAAATGACAGCCGACAGAAACGAAGTACTTGCAGATGATGTTGATTTAGTTTTCGTTACTGTTGATGTCGCTGATAAAAATGGTTTGGTTGTACCGCGTTCCAATCAAATGGTTAAGTTTTCAGTAGAAGGAGCTGGAGAAATAGTAGCAACAGACAATGGAGACGCTACAAGTTTTGTTCCTTTTCAAAGTCATGAACGCCCAGCCTATAATGGAAAAGTTTTGGTTATTGTAAAAGCCAAAAAAGATCAGAAAGGACAATTTACTGTAAAAGCCGAAAGCAATGGATTACAATTGGCTTCAACAGTTATCAGAATAAAATAA
- a CDS encoding right-handed parallel beta-helix repeat-containing protein: MNLSQTKIFLFLFCLITFGVFGQVADTIKVTQFGVKSNSYKNASKGVKQALEKCKGKQNIVIQLPGGRIDLWPEDAVKKEIFISNTTESDTLSKVKNIGFYFDHLKNVTLDGNNTLVVLHGKMVSFALFNCENIKIKNIRFDYERPTMSEVTITSVSPTAIRMKIHPDSRYFIEKGKIGFYGEGWKSNSFHTISLDKEKNLMRYSSFGPFLNSKATQEENRTVLFEGNFAKANYKVGDVLSIRDTYRDNCGGFITLSKDIVLSDVKMHFMHGLGIVSQFAENITLSKVVVAPREDSGRVIASFADCFHFSGCKGKILVDGCSTSGAHDDPMNVHGTHLKITEITADKKIKVQFMHHQTYGFEAFFAGDSISFVSPQTLKPIVLGKLKSAKLISKKEMELVLDGEVSDKVSVGNVIENLTWTPEVTVRNSRFERTNTRGLLLTTRRKVLIENNVFYRTGMHAILIANDASSWFESGAVNDVTIRNNTFEECAYNSGTIINIAPENHELVEGYYVHRNIRIENNTFKIFDKPILSARSTDGLFFNNNTINPSDLLTSGSNENSFALTACKNVVIKKNRFNTTWKPKIITFKMTNKQIKTDIKDLNTK; encoded by the coding sequence ATGAATTTATCCCAAACAAAAATTTTTCTGTTTTTATTTTGTCTAATAACATTCGGCGTTTTTGGACAGGTTGCCGACACCATCAAAGTGACGCAATTTGGTGTGAAATCCAATAGTTACAAGAATGCCAGCAAAGGGGTAAAACAAGCACTCGAAAAATGCAAAGGCAAACAAAATATTGTCATTCAGTTGCCTGGTGGCAGAATTGATTTATGGCCAGAAGATGCTGTTAAAAAGGAAATCTTTATTTCAAATACTACGGAAAGCGATACGCTGTCCAAAGTGAAAAACATTGGTTTTTACTTTGATCATCTGAAAAATGTCACTTTGGACGGAAATAATACTTTGGTGGTTCTGCACGGTAAAATGGTTTCGTTTGCTTTGTTCAATTGCGAAAACATTAAAATAAAAAACATCCGATTTGATTATGAACGTCCAACTATGTCGGAAGTGACAATCACTTCGGTTTCACCAACGGCCATTAGAATGAAAATCCATCCTGATTCTAGATATTTTATAGAAAAAGGAAAAATAGGTTTTTATGGTGAAGGATGGAAGAGCAATTCGTTTCATACCATTTCATTGGATAAAGAAAAAAATCTGATGCGTTACTCCTCATTCGGGCCATTTTTGAATTCAAAGGCGACTCAGGAAGAAAATCGAACTGTTTTGTTTGAAGGTAATTTTGCAAAGGCAAATTATAAAGTAGGCGATGTGCTTTCTATTCGTGATACCTACAGAGATAATTGTGGCGGATTTATTACTTTGAGCAAAGATATTGTTCTTTCGGATGTCAAAATGCATTTTATGCACGGATTGGGAATTGTTTCTCAATTTGCCGAAAACATTACACTTTCAAAAGTTGTTGTTGCGCCTCGTGAAGATTCCGGCCGAGTGATTGCGTCATTTGCAGATTGTTTTCATTTTTCGGGATGCAAAGGAAAAATTTTGGTTGACGGATGTAGTACATCGGGTGCGCATGACGACCCAATGAATGTACACGGAACACATTTGAAAATAACTGAAATTACTGCCGATAAAAAAATAAAAGTACAATTCATGCACCACCAAACGTATGGATTTGAAGCTTTTTTTGCAGGTGACAGTATCAGTTTTGTAAGTCCACAAACGCTGAAACCAATCGTTTTAGGGAAACTTAAATCGGCAAAATTGATTAGTAAAAAAGAAATGGAATTGGTATTGGATGGAGAAGTTTCGGATAAAGTTAGTGTTGGAAATGTTATTGAAAACTTAACTTGGACTCCAGAAGTAACTGTTCGAAATTCGAGATTCGAGCGCACCAATACAAGAGGATTGTTGTTGACCACACGAAGAAAAGTTTTGATAGAAAACAATGTTTTTTATCGCACAGGTATGCATGCCATCTTGATAGCAAACGATGCTTCGAGCTGGTTCGAGTCAGGAGCTGTAAATGATGTAACGATTCGCAACAATACTTTTGAGGAATGTGCTTACAATTCGGGTACTATCATCAATATTGCTCCCGAAAATCATGAGTTGGTTGAAGGTTATTATGTACACCGTAACATCCGTATTGAAAACAATACATTCAAGATTTTTGACAAACCCATTTTGTCTGCACGTTCGACTGATGGTTTATTTTTTAATAACAATACAATTAATCCATCTGATTTGCTGACTTCGGGTTCCAATGAAAATTCTTTTGCGCTTACTGCCTGCAAAAATGTAGTAATAAAGAAGAACCGATTTAACACAACTTGGAAACCGAAAATTATCACTTTCAAAATGACGAATAAACAGATTAAAACTGACATAAAAGATTTAAATACCAAATAA
- a CDS encoding L-fucose dehydrogenase: MNLNLKDKIIIVTGGAKGIGLGICKVLASEGAVPVIVGRVDADNQIAIKEIEAEGGKALSVVAELTNPDDCKSAVDQVIAMCGRIDGLVNNAGVNDGVGLESGDYEKFVASVHKNLVHYYLMAQHALPELKKTKGSIVNIGSKTADTGQGNTSAYAASNGGRNALTREWAVELLKYGIRVNAVIVAECYTPLYEKWIKTLENPEEKLKEITSKIPFEHRMTTAEEIANMTVFLLSEKSSHTTGQLIYVDGGYTHLDRSL, encoded by the coding sequence ATGAATCTTAATTTAAAAGATAAAATAATAATTGTAACCGGTGGTGCAAAGGGAATTGGACTTGGAATCTGTAAAGTTCTGGCTTCGGAAGGAGCTGTTCCAGTAATTGTAGGAAGAGTAGATGCCGACAATCAAATTGCTATTAAAGAAATAGAGGCTGAAGGTGGAAAAGCATTGTCTGTCGTGGCCGAATTAACTAATCCAGACGATTGCAAAAGTGCCGTTGACCAAGTTATCGCTATGTGCGGCCGTATTGACGGCTTAGTAAATAATGCAGGGGTAAATGACGGTGTAGGTTTGGAAAGTGGCGATTACGAAAAATTTGTTGCTTCGGTTCACAAAAATCTTGTACATTATTATTTGATGGCACAACACGCTTTACCTGAGCTGAAAAAAACAAAAGGATCAATCGTGAACATTGGTTCAAAAACTGCCGATACCGGACAAGGAAACACATCGGCGTATGCGGCTTCAAATGGTGGGCGTAATGCTTTGACAAGAGAATGGGCTGTTGAATTATTGAAATACGGAATCCGCGTAAACGCAGTTATCGTAGCCGAATGCTACACGCCATTATATGAAAAATGGATAAAAACCCTTGAGAATCCAGAAGAAAAATTAAAAGAAATTACATCCAAAATTCCGTTCGAGCACAGAATGACGACTGCTGAGGAAATAGCGAATATGACTGTATTTTTATTGTCTGAAAAATCGAGCCATACCACTGGTCAGTTGATTTATGTAGATGGTGGTTATACGCATTTGGATCGCTCGCTGTAA
- a CDS encoding L-rhamnose mutarotase translates to MVTQKYCLALDLIEDSTLMEEYKKYHEKIWPEITKSITGSGIENLDIYCVGNRMFMIIEANETFSFERKGEMDANNPKVQEWEELMWKYQKALPWAKEGEKWMMMDKIFDLHQNG, encoded by the coding sequence ATGGTGACCCAAAAATATTGTCTTGCGTTAGACTTGATTGAAGACTCGACGCTTATGGAAGAATACAAAAAATATCATGAAAAAATTTGGCCAGAAATTACAAAAAGTATCACTGGTTCGGGGATTGAAAATCTTGATATTTATTGTGTTGGCAACAGAATGTTTATGATTATTGAGGCCAATGAGACTTTTTCATTTGAAAGAAAAGGAGAAATGGATGCTAATAATCCTAAAGTTCAGGAATGGGAAGAATTGATGTGGAAATATCAAAAAGCATTGCCTTGGGCAAAAGAAGGAGAAAAATGGATGATGATGGATAAAATATTTGATTTACATCAAAATGGGTAA
- a CDS encoding alpha-L-fucosidase encodes MNNKLKLALAVCCFVTVTLSHAQGDIMAENEKTTYGSYVGPKDKPAKENLVKWQDYKFGVLIHMGLYSQLGICESWGLAPEDWVTRNGYEDYDSFASDYRGARFSLNPTHLDSEKWAKMFKSAGVKYLIFTSKHHDGFCMYDSKFTDFKITNPNLPYAKNPKADVLKDVLDASRKEGLSVGIYFSKPDWTSQDFWWKYYPPKDRNPNYSIKDHPERWQSFVKYTQNQLDELTSNYGKVDILWLDGGWVRPLSNVKENEGKKGRQNLDINMKLIAETARKKQPGLIVVDRWVPGDYEDYLTPERKVLEKPIPVPWESCVTLGNDWGWVPNDKYKSGTEVIQLLTGIVAKGGNLLLGVGPDGKGEFEPKIKQTLAEVGKWLDVNGEAIYATKPIIPYSEGNLYYTSKGEKTIFGIYLPTATEKEIPSQIIIKNSLKGKLNVTLLANKQKLNYKNVNGGISVTIPNSLRAELAKQSGVVIKVSAS; translated from the coding sequence ATGAATAATAAATTAAAATTGGCTTTGGCTGTCTGTTGTTTTGTAACTGTTACTTTATCGCATGCACAAGGGGACATCATGGCCGAAAACGAGAAAACAACTTATGGTTCTTATGTTGGGCCAAAAGATAAACCTGCAAAAGAAAATCTTGTAAAATGGCAGGATTATAAATTTGGGGTTTTGATTCATATGGGATTGTACAGCCAATTGGGAATTTGCGAGTCGTGGGGTTTGGCTCCCGAAGACTGGGTGACGCGTAACGGTTATGAAGACTACGATTCTTTTGCTTCAGACTACCGCGGAGCTCGTTTTAGTTTGAATCCTACTCATTTGGATTCAGAAAAATGGGCAAAGATGTTCAAAAGTGCTGGAGTTAAATATTTAATTTTTACTTCAAAACATCATGATGGGTTTTGTATGTATGATTCGAAATTTACCGATTTCAAAATTACCAACCCGAATTTACCTTACGCCAAAAATCCAAAGGCTGACGTATTAAAAGACGTATTGGACGCTTCTAGAAAAGAAGGATTATCGGTTGGAATTTATTTCTCGAAACCAGACTGGACATCTCAGGATTTTTGGTGGAAGTATTATCCACCAAAAGACAGAAATCCAAATTACAGCATCAAGGATCATCCAGAAAGATGGCAAAGTTTTGTAAAATATACTCAAAATCAGTTGGATGAATTGACTAGTAATTATGGAAAAGTTGATATCCTATGGCTAGATGGTGGCTGGGTTCGTCCGTTGTCTAATGTGAAAGAAAATGAAGGGAAAAAAGGGCGTCAGAACTTAGACATTAACATGAAACTGATTGCCGAAACCGCACGCAAAAAACAACCGGGATTGATTGTGGTAGATCGTTGGGTTCCTGGTGATTACGAAGATTACTTAACCCCGGAACGAAAAGTACTTGAAAAACCTATTCCTGTGCCTTGGGAAAGTTGTGTAACCCTAGGGAATGACTGGGGATGGGTGCCGAATGATAAATACAAATCAGGTACAGAAGTGATTCAATTATTGACGGGGATTGTTGCCAAAGGAGGTAATTTACTGCTCGGCGTGGGGCCAGACGGAAAAGGGGAATTTGAACCAAAAATCAAACAAACATTGGCTGAAGTTGGAAAATGGCTTGATGTGAATGGAGAAGCCATTTATGCCACAAAACCAATAATTCCTTATTCTGAAGGCAATTTGTATTACACTTCAAAAGGTGAAAAAACTATTTTTGGAATTTACCTTCCTACTGCAACCGAAAAAGAAATTCCTTCGCAGATTATAATCAAAAACAGTTTGAAGGGAAAATTGAATGTTACGCTTTTGGCAAACAAACAAAAACTGAATTATAAAAACGTGAATGGAGGAATTAGCGTTACAATTCCAAATTCACTGCGAGCAGAATTGGCAAAACAATCTGGTGTAGTCATAAAAGTAAGTGCATCATAA
- a CDS encoding UxaA family hydrolase: MSINETKSLVVKMHPSDNALVALVDLEKGKEVTFEGQNYILKDNVKAKHKFYTTDLKTGDEVMMYGVLVGKAQYDIPQGSLMTTDNLKHAADPYAYRKVDYQWKSPDVSKFENRTFMGYKRKDGSVGTANYWIFIPTVFCENRNLDVIKEALHNQLGYAVSGKYNQFAHDLLTAFKNGEDLASANIHLNPNPKSNRVFKNIDGIKFLNHQGGCGGNRQDSETLSKLLASYANHPNVVGVTLLSLGCQHLQIKNFVADLKVQNPNFDKPLYVFEQQQMVSEEELIAQAIKSTFIGLSEANNIERTPQPLHYLNVGVKCGGSDGFSGVSANPAVGYTADLVVALGGKVLLAEFPELCGVEQNMIDRCQSEESANKFIRLMEEYDEQAHRVGSGFFMNPSPGNIKDGLITDAIKSAGAAKKGGTSPVVDVLDYTELATKPGLNLVCTPGNDVEATTGQASSGANLILFTTGLGTPTGNPICPVIKVATNTVLATKMKDIIDIDCGSVIRGEKTIPEMGEDILEFCIKVASGEILPKSVQLNQDDFIPWKRGVSL, translated from the coding sequence ATGTCAATAAACGAAACAAAAAGTTTAGTAGTAAAAATGCATCCAAGTGACAATGCTCTTGTGGCATTGGTAGATTTGGAGAAAGGAAAAGAGGTAACTTTTGAAGGACAAAACTATATCCTTAAAGATAATGTAAAAGCAAAGCATAAATTTTACACCACCGACCTAAAAACAGGTGATGAAGTGATGATGTACGGAGTCTTGGTTGGAAAAGCTCAATATGATATTCCACAAGGGAGCCTAATGACGACCGACAATCTGAAACATGCTGCCGATCCATACGCCTATCGAAAAGTAGATTATCAATGGAAATCACCTGATGTTTCAAAATTTGAAAATCGAACTTTCATGGGGTATAAACGTAAGGATGGAAGTGTTGGAACTGCCAATTATTGGATTTTTATTCCAACTGTTTTTTGTGAAAACAGAAATCTAGATGTAATAAAAGAAGCCTTACACAACCAACTGGGATATGCAGTTTCGGGTAAATACAATCAATTTGCACATGATTTGTTGACTGCTTTTAAAAACGGAGAAGATTTAGCTTCTGCAAATATTCATTTGAACCCAAATCCGAAAAGCAATCGTGTTTTCAAAAATATTGACGGAATCAAATTCTTAAACCATCAAGGTGGCTGTGGCGGAAATCGTCAGGATTCTGAGACGTTGAGCAAATTATTGGCCTCATACGCCAATCACCCAAATGTTGTGGGTGTGACCTTGTTGAGTTTAGGATGTCAACATTTACAGATTAAGAATTTTGTTGCCGATTTAAAGGTTCAAAATCCGAATTTTGATAAACCTCTTTATGTTTTTGAGCAACAGCAAATGGTAAGCGAGGAAGAATTAATTGCTCAAGCAATCAAATCTACTTTTATCGGTTTATCTGAAGCGAATAATATAGAAAGAACACCACAGCCTTTACATTACCTAAATGTTGGTGTAAAATGTGGCGGCAGTGACGGATTTAGCGGTGTATCTGCCAATCCTGCTGTAGGCTACACCGCTGATTTAGTGGTGGCATTGGGTGGAAAAGTATTATTGGCTGAATTCCCAGAACTGTGTGGAGTCGAGCAAAATATGATCGACCGTTGCCAATCTGAGGAATCCGCGAACAAATTCATCCGCTTGATGGAGGAATACGATGAACAGGCGCACCGAGTGGGTTCTGGTTTCTTCATGAATCCTTCTCCGGGAAATATCAAGGACGGATTAATTACCGATGCGATAAAAAGCGCTGGTGCTGCAAAAAAAGGTGGAACATCACCAGTCGTTGATGTTTTGGACTACACCGAATTGGCAACAAAACCGGGATTGAATTTGGTTTGTACTCCTGGAAATGACGTAGAAGCTACAACGGGCCAGGCATCATCTGGAGCCAATTTAATTTTATTCACCACAGGTTTGGGAACTCCTACCGGAAACCCTATCTGTCCAGTTATTAAAGTGGCTACCAACACGGTTTTGGCAACCAAAATGAAAGATATTATCGATATTGATTGCGGTTCAGTAATTAGAGGTGAAAAAACAATTCCTGAAATGGGTGAAGATATTTTGGAATTTTGTATCAAAGTGGCAAGTGGTGAAATACTTCCTAAATCGGTACAACTGAACCAAGATGACTTTATTCCTTGGAAAAGAGGAGTTTCGTTATAA
- a CDS encoding transglutaminase-like domain-containing protein, whose product MKFFANRIAIIAFFMFVAGCHNVISQKKNRPFLPKYETLLTKALEKSGDRKDSIRYVLNSVPKNQLEGASFLIAYMPERDLKSLSVKFIKHQIDGAYKVRDQYSWCAKLPDSIFFNEVLPYYSFDENRDNWRNDFYIKFSPLVKDCKDIRQAIDIVNKNIRDILLVDYNVKRSKTNISPLQAIKEKMATCTGLSILLVDAFRSVGIPARAAGTPMWTNLRGNHNWVEVWIDGEWFFTEYYPDALNKSWFLADAGKADVNNPKFWIYASSYKPTNTNFPLVWDKVSKDVHAENVTKRYITLYEKQQAAEALQPDEVYINFTLYSKNSGNNAQRVAERITIKQQDKEINFGFSPSPTDDLNKFLKFRLKKNNKYQVIFTDTKGIAKQTEIAVNDKEELFKLYKE is encoded by the coding sequence ATGAAATTTTTTGCAAACAGAATAGCTATTATTGCTTTTTTTATGTTTGTGGCAGGTTGCCATAATGTTATTTCCCAAAAGAAGAACAGGCCTTTTTTACCAAAATATGAAACTTTGCTAACAAAAGCTCTTGAAAAATCAGGAGACAGAAAAGATTCTATTCGATATGTTTTGAATTCTGTACCAAAAAACCAATTGGAAGGAGCTTCTTTTCTTATAGCCTATATGCCGGAACGGGATTTAAAATCCCTTTCGGTAAAATTCATCAAGCATCAAATTGACGGAGCGTACAAAGTTAGAGATCAATATTCATGGTGTGCCAAATTACCTGATTCCATATTTTTTAATGAAGTCCTACCCTATTATTCATTTGACGAAAACCGCGACAATTGGAGAAATGATTTTTACATCAAATTTTCGCCATTGGTAAAAGATTGTAAAGACATTCGTCAAGCTATTGATATCGTAAACAAGAACATAAGAGACATTTTATTGGTTGATTACAATGTTAAGCGCAGTAAAACGAATATCAGTCCTTTACAGGCAATAAAAGAAAAAATGGCTACCTGTACAGGACTTTCCATATTGTTGGTTGATGCTTTTAGATCTGTTGGAATTCCGGCGAGAGCAGCTGGTACACCAATGTGGACAAATTTAAGGGGAAATCACAATTGGGTTGAAGTTTGGATAGACGGAGAATGGTTTTTTACAGAATATTATCCCGATGCTTTAAACAAAAGCTGGTTTTTGGCAGATGCTGGCAAGGCAGATGTGAATAACCCTAAGTTTTGGATTTATGCTTCTTCCTATAAACCAACCAATACTAATTTCCCATTGGTTTGGGATAAAGTTTCAAAAGATGTTCATGCCGAAAATGTCACCAAAAGATATATAACTCTTTACGAAAAACAACAAGCCGCAGAAGCATTACAACCAGATGAAGTTTATATAAATTTTACTTTGTATTCTAAAAACTCCGGAAATAACGCACAGCGTGTTGCAGAGAGAATAACTATCAAGCAACAAGACAAGGAAATTAATTTTGGTTTTTCACCCTCTCCCACAGATGATTTAAATAAATTTTTAAAATTTAGGTTAAAGAAAAACAATAAATACCAAGTTATTTTTACCGACACTAAAGGAATTGCAAAACAAACCGAAATTGCTGTAAATGACAAAGAGGAGTTATTTAAACTTTATAAGGAATAA